A single Lactuca sativa cultivar Salinas chromosome 8, Lsat_Salinas_v11, whole genome shotgun sequence DNA region contains:
- the LOC111918380 gene encoding zinc finger CCCH domain-containing protein 20: MVGDGNQHGMMVHVPPWTLMDDSVAGVSPFSPRSPNATVNSLSSIEDYAYFLRNDAALRRYLEEDLDGDGSGSGCTDFDITSEAYACDSFRMYEFKVRKCARGRSHDWTDCPYAHPAEKARRRDPRRYSYSGTACPEFRKGNCKKGDGCEFAHGVFECWLHPSRYRTQPCKDGINCRRRVCFFAHTPEQLRVLSPHTDSHDGTSLKGFPPFFSSPSETSTPPSESPPMSPMDSSLSRSLGSVSVNDMLSSLRRLQLNNKTPSMSTAWSLQMGMTLPSPRSGFYSLPSTPTRPVPRPGLGFSDIWEEGCVEEEPAMERVESGRGLRVKMFEKLSKENLVGVDPNPEEGSNPDVGWVSELVK; the protein is encoded by the coding sequence ATGGTCGGAGATGGAAACCAGCATGGTATGATGGTTCATGTACCTCCGTGGACGCTCATGGACGATTCTGTCGCCGGAGTTTCACCTTTTTCTCCTCGCAGCCCAAATGCAACCGTAAACAGCTTATCATCCATTGAAGACTACGCTTATTTCCTCCGTAACGACGCCGCGCTCCGACGCTATCTGGAAGAAGACCTGGATGGAGATGGATCTGGCTCCGGTTGTACGGATTTTGACATCACGTCGGAGGCTTACGCTTGTGATAGCTTCCGGATGTATGAGTTTAAGGTACGTAAGTGTGCTCGTGGCCGGtcgcatgactggaccgactgtCCGTACGCTCATCCAGCGGAAAAAGCTCGCCGCCGAGATCCCCGGAGATACAGTTACTCCGGAACTGCGTGCCCTGAGTTCCGTAAAGGAAACTGTAAGAAAGGAGACGGTTGTGAGTTTGCTCACGGCGTTTTCGAGTGCTGGCTCCACCCAAGCCGTTACCGTACGCAACCGTGTAAGGACGGAATAAATTGCCGCAGACGTGTGTGTTTCTTTGCTCATACACCGGAGCAACTTCGTGTACTCAGTCCACATACTGATTCTCACGACGGTACGTCACTAAAAGGCTTTCCGCCGTTCTTCTCTTCGCCGTCGGAGACTTCCACACCCCCATCGGAGTCCCCACCGATGTCTCCGATGGACAGCTCTCTCAGCCGGTCACTAGGTTCGGTTTCAGTGAACGATATGTTATCATCTCTCCGGCGTTTGCAGCTTAACAACAAAACCCCATCTATGTCGACAGCATGGAGCCTACAAATGGGTATGACCCTTCCCTCCCCCCGGTCGGGTTTCTACAGCCTCCCATCAACTCCGACCCGACCTGTACCCCGACCCGGTCTAGGGTTTTCAGATATCTGGGAAGAAGGGTGTGTGGAGGAAGAACCTGCCATGGAAAGAGTGGAATCTGGTAGGGGTTTGAGGGTGAAGATGTTTGAGAAGTTGAGCAAGGAGAATCTGGTAGGGGTGGATCCGAACCCGGAAGAAGGTTCAAACCCGGATGTTGGATGGGTCTCGGAGCTTGTGAAGTGA